From Falco cherrug isolate bFalChe1 chromosome 4, bFalChe1.pri, whole genome shotgun sequence, one genomic window encodes:
- the LRRC61 gene encoding leucine-rich repeat-containing protein 61, with translation MEGRGEAGEEEEEEEAEGEEEGVRITPQLLKASTGEFALESILLLKLRCRGIAHLGCLGDCANLEWLDLSGNAITQLGPLAALKSLTVLNLSCNRITSLEPLGSCHNLQSLNVAGNLVSSLQQLRCLTGLRRLESLRLHDPLAHLTNPLCAAPAYRTTLADMFPGLKAIDGERVSGCGSELYQLCRDLDSSLGRGAGAGAEPVRAAQPWVEAGFWEPRPPRHSSIMEEAYRQFGEALQECRELSHRADNAITQAERVLSGRPDPSSFIF, from the coding sequence ATGGAGGGTCGTGGGGAGGcgggcgaggaggaggaggaggaggaggcagagggggaagaggagggggtgCGAATCACCCCCCAGCTGCTGAAGGCCAGCACCGGGGAGTTTGCCCTGGAGtccatcctgctgctgaagctgcGGTGCCGCGGCATCGCCCACCTGGGCTGCCTGGGTGACTGCGCCAACCTGGAGTGGCTGGACCTCTCCGGCAACGCCATCACCCAGCTGGGGCCACTGGCCGCCCTCAAGTCCCTCACCGTCCTCAACCTCTCCTGCAACCGCATCACCAGCCTGGAGCCGCTTGGCTCTTGCCATAACCTCCAGAGCCTCAACGTCGCTGGCAACCTGGtgagcagcctgcagcagctgcgcTGCCTGACGGGGCTGCGGCGCCTGGAAAGCCTGCGCCTCCACGACCCACTCGCCCATCTCACCAACCCCCTCTGCGCTGCCCCGGCGTACCGCACCACCTTGGCTGACATGTTCCCCGGCCTCAAAGCCATCGACGGTGAGCGGGTGTCTGGTTGCGGCAGCGAGCTCTACCAGCTCTGCCGGGATCTGGACAGCTCGCTGGGCCGTGGTGCCGGCGCTGGTGCCGAACCGGTCCgtgctgctcagccctgggtgGAGGCAGGTTTCTGGGAGCCGCGGCCACCACGGCACAGCTCCATCATGGAGGAGGCCTACAGGCAGTTCGGGGAGGCGCTGCAGGAGTGCCGGGAGCTGAGCCACCGTGCCGACAATGCCATCACCCAGGCGGAACGGGTGCTGAGCGGCCGCCCCGACCCCAGCTCCTTCATCTTCTGA
- the RARRES2 gene encoding retinoic acid receptor responder protein 2, which produces MNDREPRGQLGSARLAGPGSPPAAGMRLLPLALCLGLVALAAGGQSPLQRRVVRDVLDSFHGRSSVRALFRERAVEGVVEREDPSGTFIELRVTLVQTACSKRAPRRQNCRTLENQRKPTCLACYKFDNSDVPKVLDKYQNCGPSHHLAVKEIKHRDEAECRAVEETGKAVDALYLPGMYAFSKGLPA; this is translated from the exons ATGAACGACCGGGAGCCCCGCGGGCAGCTCGGCTCGGCGCGGCTGGCAGGGCCAGGGAGCCCCCCCGCCGCAGGGATGAGGCTGCTCCCGCTAGCCCTGTGCCTGGGTTTGGTGGCCCTGGCGGCCGGCGGCCAGAGCCCGCTGCAGCGGCGGGTGGTGCGGGACGTGCTGGACTCCTTCCACGGGCGCAGCAGCGTGCGGGCGCTCTTCAGGGAGCGGGCGGTGGAGGGGGTGGTCGAGCGG gaaGACCCCTCGGGGACGTTCATCGAGCTGCGGGTGACCCTGGTGCAGACAGCCTGCAGCAAGAGGGCACCGCGGCGGCAGAACTGCAGGACCCTGGAGAACCAG CGGAAGCCGACCTGCCTGGCTTGCTACAAGTTTGACAACAGCGATGTCCCCAAAGTGCTGGACAAGTACCAAAACTGCGGCCCCAGCCATCATCTGGCGGTGAAG GAGATCAAGCACCGGGACGAGGCGGAGTGCAGGGCGGTGGAAGAGACCGGCAAGGCGGTGGACGCGCTATACCTCCCTGGCATGTACGCCTTCTCCAAGGGGCTGCCAGCCTAG